DNA sequence from the Tenacibaculum mesophilum genome:
AAGAAAGAAGAAATTAAAAATAATGACGAGGAAATTATTGAAGAAGAAGGACAAGAATAGTTTATTTTAACACTATTCTGTCTTCTTGTAATTCTATTTTTTTACTCTTATACAAGCTGCCAATAGCTCTCTTGAATGCTTTTTTACTCATCTGCAAGTGAAATTTAATTGATTCAGGAGAGCTTTTATCTGTTAACAATAAAAAGCCTTTTTCTTCTAGCTTTTTTAAGATTATATCAATATCTGAATCAATTACGTTTTTAAATCCTTGCGGTCGTAGTGATACATCAATTTTTTCATCTTCACGTATCTTTTTAATATAACCTATTGTTCGCATTCCTTCTTCTACATCACTAAAAACTTCATTGTTATACAATAAGCCTTCATATGCTTCATTAATTAATACTGAATAACCTAAAGCGGTTTGAACACCAATTACTAAATCTACCTTATCACCTTCTTTTAATTCCATTTTATAAGTTTTTAAAATAGTTTTTTAAAACTACGTCATTTATTTCTTTTGGAGTAAAAACCTCCATTATTTTTGGCTGATCCGATTCTTCATAAAACGAAATCAAACTATTTTGCAAGCTCTTTAAGTCTTTTATTTGAACATATTCAAAACCATACATTTTTGATAAATGCTCTGCAGTTAAATCATGCGGTGTTTCAAAGTACTCCGTAGCATTTGTTGTTAATGGCCCCGGGATATATCTAAAAATACCACCTCCTGCATTGTTTAAAATAATAATTCTAAAATTCTTCGGAATATTTGTGTTCCACAATGCATTGCTGTCGTAAAAGAAACTTAAATCTCCTGTTATAAATATTGTTTGATTTTTTGAGGCATATGCTGCTCCTACAGCTGTACTTGTACTTCCATCAATCCCGCTTGTTCCTCGATTACAAAATACTTTTAGCGTAGAATTTACATCAAACAATTGTGAATATCGAATAATTGAACTGTTACTTATTTGTACTTGCGAATTATCTGGGATACTTTCTAAAATAACTTCAAAAGATTTTAAATCTGAATATTCGCAATCTTTCAAATACTCTTCGTGTTTTACAGCTCTTTGTTCTTTTTCTTGTAACCATGCATGTTGATAACTACTTTCAACATTTTTCTTTTCCTTAGAAAGACTTGTTAACAAGGTTACAGGTTTTACTTGTAAAAATTCTGACAAACAGTGATACGTATCCATTGCCTTTAACTCATCAACATGCCAGTGATGTTTCGGCTGTAATTTTCGTAAAAACTGTTTAATTCTTTTAGAAATTACCATTCCTCCTAAAGTTAGTAATACTTCAGGTTGCAACTCTTTATACCCGTCTTCAGTTAACTTAGAGATTAATTTATCTATGTTATTGATAAACTTAGAATTGTATATATTTGAGGTAGTTTCTGTTAACACTAAAACAGAAGTATCTTCTGCATATACATTCAATATTTTTTGAAGCTCAACATCAGGAAAATGACTTCCTACTAAAATCATTTTTTTGACTGAAGAGTTCCAAATAGAAGCTATTTTTTCTAAATCAAAAGATTTCTCGACTGCGCTCGAAATGACATTCATCTTTTCAAAAGATTGCTTCACTTTGTTCGCAATGACCGAATCTGATTTTTCAAGTGTTTCATATAAAGGTTCATCAAATGGAACATTTATATGAACTGGTCCTTTTTGAGTGATTGAAGTTTGTAATGCCTGAATTAATAAACTGATATTATTTTTTAACTGACTTTCTTCTTCAATCAAATTAGCTGAGAACAAAATATGGTTCTTAAACACATTCTCTTGACGAATGGTTTGTCCATCACCAATATCAATCAGGTGCTTGGGTCTGTCTGCTGAAATTACAACTAGCGGAATATTGCTATAAAAAGCTTCTGCTATCGCAGGATAATAATTCAACAAAGCAGAACCTGACGAACATACAATGGCAACAGGTTTTTGCTTTTGTTGTGCTATTCCCATTGCAAAAAAGGCTGCACAACGCTCATCTACTACACTTAATGCTTTTATTTCTGGATGGTTTGAAAACCCTACAGTAAGTGGGGCATTACGAGAGCCTGGAGAAATTACAACAGTATCAATATTAAATTGATTGCATGCTGAAACTACTAATTGTGCGAGTTCTTTTTTTGGGTACATATCTTTTAAAAAATGAGATTCCCGCGAAAGCGGGAATGAAAAAATACTAAAACCAACTTCGTTGGTTAGTTTCCTTTTTTATAATCTGCTAAGAATTTAGCTAAACCAATATCAGTTAAAGGGTGTTTTAACAATCCTTCAATAGCGCTTAAAGGCCCTGTCATAACATCAGCTCCAATTTTAGCGCAATCAATCACATGCATTGTGTGACGTACAGATGCAGCTAAAATTTGAGTATCGAATAAATAGTTATCATAAATCTGACGGATTTCT
Encoded proteins:
- a CDS encoding S1 RNA-binding domain-containing protein translates to MELKEGDKVDLVIGVQTALGYSVLINEAYEGLLYNNEVFSDVEEGMRTIGYIKKIREDEKIDVSLRPQGFKNVIDSDIDIILKKLEEKGFLLLTDKSSPESIKFHLQMSKKAFKRAIGSLYKSKKIELQEDRIVLK
- the menD gene encoding 2-succinyl-5-enolpyruvyl-6-hydroxy-3-cyclohexene-1-carboxylic-acid synthase, producing the protein MYPKKELAQLVVSACNQFNIDTVVISPGSRNAPLTVGFSNHPEIKALSVVDERCAAFFAMGIAQQKQKPVAIVCSSGSALLNYYPAIAEAFYSNIPLVVISADRPKHLIDIGDGQTIRQENVFKNHILFSANLIEEESQLKNNISLLIQALQTSITQKGPVHINVPFDEPLYETLEKSDSVIANKVKQSFEKMNVISSAVEKSFDLEKIASIWNSSVKKMILVGSHFPDVELQKILNVYAEDTSVLVLTETTSNIYNSKFINNIDKLISKLTEDGYKELQPEVLLTLGGMVISKRIKQFLRKLQPKHHWHVDELKAMDTYHCLSEFLQVKPVTLLTSLSKEKKNVESSYQHAWLQEKEQRAVKHEEYLKDCEYSDLKSFEVILESIPDNSQVQISNSSIIRYSQLFDVNSTLKVFCNRGTSGIDGSTSTAVGAAYASKNQTIFITGDLSFFYDSNALWNTNIPKNFRIIILNNAGGGIFRYIPGPLTTNATEYFETPHDLTAEHLSKMYGFEYVQIKDLKSLQNSLISFYEESDQPKIMEVFTPKEINDVVLKNYFKNL